The Stenotrophomonas sp. ZAC14D1_NAIMI4_1 DNA segment GCCGGGCCTGATCCGGCAGTTCCGCCAGGCGTTTCCGCAGGTGCAGCTGCACCTGCATGAGGCCACCTCGCGGCAACAGCAGCAGTGGCTGCGCGAAGAGCGCATCGACCTGGGCGTGCTGATCCCACCCATTCCGTCCACCGAGCTGGCGCTGCAGGGGTTCGACCAGGATCGCCTGGCCATCGCCCTGCCGCGCACGCACCCCCTGGCGGAGTGCCCGGCGCTTACCGTGGCGATGCTGGCCGAGCAACCGTTCGTGTCCTGGCCGGCGGGCGAGGGCATTGGCTTCCACGCCCAGGTGCTGGGCCTGTGCACCACCGCAGGCTTCACCCCGCGCGTGGTGCAGGAGGCGCAGGGCATGCACGCGGTGCTGTCGCTGGTGGCGGTGGATGCGGGCGTGGCAATCGTGCCGGCCAGCATGGCCAGCTTCCGTCCGCAGGAAGTGGTGTACCGCGTGATCGACGGCGCCGAGGCGGCGTTCGAACTGCAGTTCTGCACGCGGCAGGGCGTGGCTGGGCCGGTGCTGCAGCACTTCTTGGCACTGGCCGCCCAGCAGCATCTGTCGTGATCGACATTGCGGCGTGTCTTTGCCGCGCCGGTGGTGCCTGAAATACCGGTCGCAACGCGTTGCGACGCCGGTGCGCGGGCACTGCAGGACAAGGGCTTCAGCGCGTCGCATTGGCGATTCGCACATTCCTGAGGCGGGTCTGCGGATAAGCCCTACAGCCAACGTCGGCACGCGCCGTCAGCATCCCTTCGCCGGCCTTCGTGGCTGGCTGGGATTGGCGTCCCAGAAAACTCTGGCGCGTGTCCGGAGGCTGTTCAGGGAGGACGGCTTCCGGACGGCGCGGCCCGCTGGTCCGTGGCGGGTGATGCGTGGGGATCATCCCGATCCGCCGGTCCGCTCCAGAGTCTTCCGGTACGCCAACCCGCATCGCCCGCCGCCCATCCACGCCGCAGCGTGGGTGTGAGCGCTGCAGCTCTGTGCAGGCAGAGCGCACCTCATCTGGGGAGTGGCGGCGGGCGGTGCATTCTTCGCAGGCCTGGACTATGGCAGCAGGTCACGCGCCATGCGGAAGACATCGGTGACCGCGTACAGGCCGCTGTGCCGGGCAAGGTGCGCGTTGTCCGGCCCCTGCGCGATGCCGCTGGCCAGCAGACGGAACTGGTGGGCAGGGTCGGGCTGGTACTGCAGCCCATACAGCGCATGCCGGTCCACGTACGCCCGGCCGTCGTTCAGCCGTTCGCCACGGGCGACGACGCCCTGCAGGTGTTCCCATGCCAGCGGCGTGTCCTGCACGATGTCGTAGAACTCGACGATGGGCGCACCCTGGCTGACCTCCCGTACATGGAAGGCATGGTGGCGGTCGCCCACCTGCATGCCGACCACGTCACCGGCGCGCCACGCGGTGTGCGCTTTCGCCTGCGAGGGGCGGCGTGCCGGCATCAACGCGGGGCTGCGCAGCAGGGTTTCGATGTCCGCACTGCGGCGATGGAAGGTGTCATTCAATGCCACGGCGGCATTCAAGGCGGCGATCGCCGCAACCGCTGCGTCGGTGAGTTCCGCGTCGGCAAAGCCTTGGCGATGCAGGCACACCGCCAGCGCCAACGCGGTCTTGTGGACATACAGCGGCGCCACCTCGGCCGGGTCGGCCTGCAGGATGCAGTTCCAGCGCAGCAGTACGTTTTCCATCACCTCTGCACCGATCTGCGCAGGCTCGCGCTCGGCTGCCGCAGGGCCGAGTCGCGCCCAGTGCGCGCAGCGCTTGACGTCGCCATCGATGGCCTCGACCAGCCCGGCGGCGGCAAGCAGTTTCAGTACGTCCAGGTGTTTGATCGCCATGTGCGCAACTGCTTCCAATGCGGCTGCCCAGTCTATCGAGCACGGAACAGGTGTTCGACCAGGTAATCGATGAACACCCGCAGCCGCGCGCTGGGCAGCTGCTGCTGGGGCGCAGCGAGGTGTTGCACGAAACCAGTGCGGAACGCGCGTGAGTCGCCCGGCATGTCATCGTCGTGTCGTCAGGGACTCACGCGGTCCATGCCGCCGCAGGCCTAGAGTCGATCATCCCCGTCCCCCACGGAGATCCGCCATGTGGCTGCTTGATCATCTCTGGCCCAGCCGCCGTCCGCTGCCGCCGCCGATGGCGGTCGACCCGCCGCCGCCGCCGCGCAGGCCCTGGCTGAAGCGCCCCGTACGGGCAGGGCGCAGCGGCATGGCACCGTGGCAGAAGGTCACCCCGGCCATGCGCCGCACGCGCCACTAGGCAGTCTGGTCGGCCGGGTGGTTGACCCCGTCGTTGACCGGGATGATGCCCAGCGCGAAGGGGTCGATGCCTTCCAGGCAGGCCACGTTGTAGCCGTACTGGTCCGGTTTGGAGCGGCGCCGGTGATGGGTGTAGATGCCGCAGATCCCGCAGAAGTAATGCTCAGCCACGTGGGTGTTGAACTGGTACAGGCGCAGGTGGTCCTGGCCGCGCACCACCTGCAGCCCCTCGCGGGTGACGCTGGCGGCGATGGCGCCGCGGCGCCGGCACATCGAGCAGTCGCAGCGGCGCGGGTCGACGATGCCGTCGGGCAGGTCCAGCAGCAGCTCGACCGCGCCGCAATGGCAGGTGGCGCGGTGCCGGGCCTGTACCGCAACACCGGCTACAGATGTGATTCCCATCGCTGTTCCCGAAGGTGGTGACCCGGCCAGTATGCGCTGCCCCGGCGGCCGGCGCCCGTTGCTGAATGGGCCGGTGATGCCAGCGTCAGCTCGCTTGTGGCTAACTATGCCGCCCCCCGAACGCGACAGGATGCCCGTGAGAGCCGCAGGACGTTGGATGACAGGATGTGCCATGGCGCTGCTGGCGCTGTGGATGGCCGGCTTGTTTGCCTACCAGCTGCCCGGGCCGGGCTGGCTGTCGGCGGGCGTGGCCGGGCTGTGGCTGCTGGCGGCGCTGTGGACCAGCTGGACAGTGGCGCGCGGTATGCAGACCCGCCGCTGGAGCGGCTTCTACGTGGCTTCGGTGGTGCTGGCCGGCCTGTGGTGGCTGCTGCTGACCCCGCGCCAGGACCGCGACTGGGCCGACGATGTGGCGCAGCGCCTGCACGTGGCGTCCTTCGATGGCCGCCACGTGGTGCTGGACAATGTGCGCGACTTCACCTGGCGCAGCGAGACCGACTACGACGCGCGCTGGGTGCGCCGCGAGTACGACCTGGACCAGCTGCGCTCGGCCGATCTGGTGCTGTCCTACTGGATGGGCCCGGCCATCGCCCACACGCTGGTCTCGTTCGGTTTCGACGATGGCCGCCACCTGGTGTTCTCGCTGGAGATCCGCAAGGAGCGCGGTGAATCGTTCTCGGCGCTGGGAGGCTTCTTCCGCCGCTTCGAGATGACCCTGGTGGCCTCGGAAGAGACCGACATCCTGCGCACGCGCACCAATGCGCGGGGCGAGGATGTCTACCTGTACCGCCTGCATGGCCTGGACCGCAGCCAGCTGAAGGCGCTGTTCGCCGCCTACCTTGATGAGGCCAGGCAGCTGGATGCCGCGCCGGCCTTCTACAACACGGCCACCAGCAACTGCACCACGATCGTCTTCGACCTGGCCCGGCACATCGCCCCGGGCCTGCCGCTGGACTACCGCCTGCTGCTGTCCGGCTACCTGGCCGAGTACGCACAGGATGTCGGTGCGCTGGCGCCCGGCGTGCCGTATGCCGAACTGCAGGCCAAGGGCCGCATCACCGAACGCGCGCTGCAGATGGCGCCGGGCGACAACTTCTCCGCCGTGATCCGTCGCGGCATTCCCGGCACCGGGCAGGATCCGCAGCCATGACCTTCGTTTCCCCGATCCGCTGGCAGCGCGTGCTGCCGGCGCTGCTGGCGGTGTGCGTCCTGCTGGCAAGCAGCGGTTGCGCCATGGTTACCGTCAAGCAGGTGGCCTCCAGCGATTCGCTGGTGAACAAGCGCGCTGACGTGCTCAACACCGGCAAGCTCAGCCCGGCCTCGCGCGAGACGCTCAGCGCCGCCGGCCTGGATGAATCGCAGTGCGAGAAGGACTTCCTGGTCTGCCGCAGCACGCTGTTGATGACAGACGACCTCAATGTCGAGCAGCGGCTGTCGACGCTGTCCGAACTCTGGGTCAAGGCCGCACTGGCGCTGACCCCGAAGAAGCATGCCGCCGGCGAGCCACCGATGAGCGATGCCGCGCTCGACGCATGGCTGGAGGCGGCGCGTTACGGCTACGCCTACCTGTTCTTCAGCGGTCGCTCGCCCTCCGACCGCGCGTTCGAAGACCGGCAGACGCAGGTGCGCGACTACTACAACTACGCGGCGGAAAAGGCTGCGGTGGTGCTGTTCGCGCGTGCGCGTGCGGCGGCGCTGGCCGGCGAGGACTACACCCGGCCGATGTCTGCCGGCAGCTGGACGTTGGCCGCCAACTACCAGCAGCTGGCGCTGAAGAGCATCCCGTCGCAGCTGGTGCCGGCCGGTACGGTCAGCTTCGTCGGCCTGCGCAGCACCTACCGCCGCGATGGCTTCGGTGCCGAGCTGGTGATGGTGATGGACCCGCCGAAGCTGGTGGTGCCGGTGGTGGCAGCCGATGGCCCCAAGGCCGAACCCGCGGCGGACGACGATGACGCGGCACGCGGCCGCCGCCATCGGCATGACGACGGCGTGCCCGAGTTCAGCGAGATGTCCTCGATCAACGTCACCGCGCTGCTGCGCTTCGAAGGCGACAGCCTGGACGATGTGATGCGCACGCGGCGGGTCGAACTGGATGCCTACTCGCCGGAAGCCACCGAACGCATCACCCTGCATGGCGAGCAGGTGCCGCTGGCCGGCAACTTCACCGCGGCCTACGGCCTGTGGCTGGCGCAGAGCGGGTTCGCCACGCAGTCGCTGCGCACGCTGTTCGGCCTGAGCGAAGGCATCGGCGAACCGCACATCTACCTGATGCAGCCATGGGACCCGAACCGCCGCATCATCTTCATGCTGCACGGGCTGGCCAGCAGCCCCGAAGCCTGGGTGAACCTGGCCAACGAGATCATGGGCGACCCCGAGCTGCGCCGGCAGTTCCAGGTGTGGCAGGTCTATTACCCCACCAACGCGCCCATCGCCTTGAACCGCTACGAGATCGCCACTGCCTTCAACGATACGTTGAAGCACTTCGATCCCAACGGCAGCACGCGTGCGTCGAAGGACATGGTCTACATCGGCCACAGCATGGGCGGCGTGCTGGCGCGGCTGCTGGTGAGCGATTCGGGTGATGTGCTGTGGAACGACCTGCTGGCCAACTACGACCTGAAAGGGGAGCGCCTGAAACGCGTGCAGAGCAAGCTGGGGCCGCTGCTGCACTTCAAGGCACAGCCGGAGGTGGAGCGCGCGATCTTCATCGCCGCCCCGCACCAGGGCACCGATATCGCCGGCAACAAGGTCGGCCGCCTGATCGGGCGGCTGGTGCGCCTGCCGCTGACCATCCTGGGCAAGTTCGAGGATGTGTTCCTGGCGCTGGCGCAGGCCGAGCAGCAGGTCGATGGCACCGCCAAGCCGAAGATCCCCAACAGCATCGACAACCTCAAGGCCAGCGATCCGTTCGTGAAGGCGGCCGCGCAGCTGCCGATCGAGCCGGGCCTGAAGTACCACTCGATCATCGCCCAGCGCAAACCGGAACTGCCGCTGGAGAAATCCGACGATGGCCTGGTGCCGTACTGGAGCGCGCACCTGCCGGGCGCGCAGTCGGAGAAGGTGATCATCTCCGGCCACAGCGTGCAGGAAAGCCCGCAGGCGGTGCTGGAAGTGCGGCGCATCCTGCACCGTGACATCGACGAAGTGGGGGCCGACGAATCACCCTGATCGCGGCGCTCGCCGGGCATGGCCCGGCGCTACCGAAGGACACGCAGGGTAGCGCCGGGCCACGCCCGGCGGAATCCATCCCGTTGCGCTACACCCGCCGCGCGACCACGGTGGCCAGCACGGCCAGGCCCACGGTGATGGCCAGGCACAGCACATAGCCGGTATGCGGCGCGGTTTCCACAAACAACGCGAACAGCGCACCGGACAGCGCCAGCGCGGTGGCCACGCACAGCGCTTCGCTCAGCTGCAGGGCCGAACTGTTGCGGCCCTGTTCCTGCGGCGCGGACAGCGACAGGGTCAGCACCGAGAGGCTGGCGTAGATCATGCCCATGCCGAAGCCGGTGAGGGTCCAGCCGGCCAGCGCGACCGGCAGCGGCACCGCGTTGAACAGCACCGCCAGGGTGGCCGTGATGCCGAGGGTCATCAGCACCGTCCCCACGCGCAGCAGCTGCTGCCGTGACCAGCCGCGCTGCTGGTGGCCCTGCAGCCAGGAGCCGCTGAACCAGCCCAGCGCGCCCAGGCTGAGCACCGCGCCGGCCCAGCTCGGCGACAGGCCACGTTCGCGCTGCAGCAGCAGCGGCAGATAAGCTTCGCAGGCGAAGAACGCGGCGGCCGCCACGCCACGCAGTGCAATCACGCTGGGCAACCCGCGGCGCAGGCGCAGCGTGCCCGGTGGCAGCAGGCGGTGCCCGCACAGCAGCAGGCTGGCCACGGCCACCGCCATGCACGCCAGCGCCGACACGCCCTGCTGCTGCCCACCGAAGTACAGCAGCAGCGCCGCCAGCGATGCACCGGCGGCCCAGCGCACGACATCGCCGCCATCGTCCCCGTCGCGGGTTTCGACGGGGGCCTGCCGGGCCAGCGCCGGGCGCAGCATCAGCGCTGCCGGTATCGCCAGCAGGGGCACGACCAGGAACACCCAGCGCCAGCCCAGGTGTTGCACGATCATGCCGCTGAGCGCCGGTCCCACCATCGACGGCACAACCCAGCCGGCCGAGAACGCGGCGAATACCTTCGGCCGCAGCGCCTCGGGGTAGTTGCGTCCGACCATCACGTACAGCGCCACCGAAATCGCGCCGCTGCCCAGGCCCTGCAGCAGCCGCCCGGCCACCAGCACGCCCATGCGCGTGGCCAGGCCGGCCAGCAGCAGGCCCAGCACGAAGCAGGCCAGCCCCCACCACAACGGTCGCGCCGGGCCGCTGCGGTCGGTCCAGCGCCCAGCCACGGTCATGCCCACCACGCTGGTGGCCAGGGTGCCACCGAAGGCCAATGCGTACAGGCGCAGGCCATCCAGAGCCTCGGCCACGGTAGGCATGGCCGCGGCTACGGCCAGCGCTTCGAAGGCGAGCAGGGCGACCAGCACGACCATGCCGACGGTGGTGCCGCGGTGGGCGGGCGAGAGGATGGAGTCGGGCGCGGCGGTGGCCGTCGCCGGAGCGGTGGAGGGGGTGTTCATGCGGAGACGGGTACTCGGGCCGCGCTTGTCATCCGGCGGCGAAGGACGCAGCATGACACCTGAACCATGGTTGAGGTCAAGCGATGCAGGAACAGGAACTGAGCGTGGGTGACGTGGCCCGCCGCAGCGGTGTCGCGGTATCGGCGCTGCACTTCTACGAGCGCAAGGGCCTGATCAGCAGCCTGCGCACGGCGGGCAACCAGCGCCGCTATGCGCGCGACGTGCTGCGTCGGCTGGCGGTGATCCGCGTGGCGCAGCGGGTCGGCATGCCGCTGGAGGCGGTGGCACGCGCGTTCGAGACCCTGCCGCAGGGCCGCGCACCAACCAAGGCCGACTGGGCGCGGCTGTCCGCGCGCTGGCAGCAGGAACTGGAAGAACGCATCCACATGCTGCAGCTGCTGCGCGATGAACTGACCGGCTGCATCGGCTGCGGCTGCCTGTCGCTGAAACGCTGCCGCCTTGCCAACCCCGACGACGTGCTCGGCGAGCGCGGCGACGGCCCCATGCGCTGGGGCTGAATGGAGAAGTGAAGAGCGTCGATCTTGATGTGAGGGCCAGTGGTGGCGATGTCCCTATATGTGTTGAAAGCATTGGTTCAATCGGGCTCTGCAAAGACAACGTCAACAGCCTGCGCTTGGCGCGGATTGAGCTATTTCAGACCAGAAGCGCGAAGACGCTTTGACGCTGAAGTGCGGTGACCTCGTCTTTGAAGCGGAAAAACCACCAAAGACCTTCGATGGAGACGAAGTCATCAAAAGAGCAGTTGACTCGATCAATAGCCTGTCTTGCAAAGTGCATGCAGAAGAAGGGCAGTCTCACCCAGGGAACAGCCTGGCAGACTTGCTTTCGTAAGGAATTGATTGTGAGTTCTCTTGATCGTTGCTGATACCTTCAATCAAGCAGCAATCCAGGATCGTTCGATGCCCCTTCCGATCCTTCGCTTACTTGCTCTTGTAGCGCAACTTGATGTACAAATCGCGGCGCATTCGTGCGTTCATACAGGGGGTTATTGAAAGTGGAAGTTGATCTTTTTCGAATCCGTAAGCTTGCGGCCACGCCGTTTGATCCCGAGAGTCATCATGAAGTAAAGCCACTTGTGATCGGGCTGATCCGAAAGATTTTCAATAAAGAGATCACTCCCCAGCATCTCGCTCGTGACGATGAGATGCTGCTGACCGCCGTCTACGTTCAGTCGATGGCAGCAGTCAAGGCGCTTTCATTGTCTGGTGTTCCCTACAATACCTATGAGCCTTTTTCAGATGTTGAAATAATCTGGGCCAACTTGGACGGTTGGACGGTCATTGGTGGATGGGCTCATCCCCAGACCAAGACTGTCGTTCTCATCACTAATGACACGTACCGTGCTGAGCTTGAGGCGATCATGTCGTCCGTAGATAAGAAGTATCTGGGTCACGTGGTCCATCTCGTCGACATCCGCACCCAGACCTTCGATCAGTTCGTGATCACTCCGCCGAATCACCAGTTCGCTGGCATCCCTGAGAAGCATCGGCGCATCCTCTTGGCGCGGGAGACCGTGTCCGTCATCTTTGATCCAGATGCGCGTGAGACCAACCATCAGGCGACGGAAACCGCGATCAGCGCAATCAGGCCGATCCTCAGTGGCGCAATGTCTGAACATGAGGCTGATAGCGCTGACGATCCGATCTGGAAAGTTGCGATGGCGTATGCGCGTGCCGCCGCATCTTTGCTGCAGTTTAATGGCGTCAACTTTGAACCCGTCAAGGTTTTTAGCTATCTCAAGCCGATCATGGGTGATTTCAGGGGCGCACAAGTCGTATCTGGCTTCATCTATGAGCCGAACATGTCCTTCGTGTTGATCACGAACTACAGCGATAACGAGGAGCGGAAAGCCTTCCTGGAGCCGCTGAATTTTGAACGCATGACTGGCGATGCGCTATTCATTGATGTGGACACGCGCTCCCTCAGACACTTCCAAAGTTGCGCGGATGCGATGAACAGCTTTGATGGGTTATCGGACGCTGGCGAAGGCGAAGGCGAATCGTGGGTGAACGAAACAATGGGACTTCTTGTTGAACAGCTGATCGGCTCTGAAGTGGATGATGAAGAGGCAACTGCGCTTTTTGAGACGCTAAGCCCTCATTTCATGATCTTCGCCAAGGTCTTGGGTGAAGATGACGAGGGATATGGTGTGAGCGAGGGTCTGCTGAAGAATGTCACCAAGGCCGCGATCAACCAAGTCCGAAACGAATTTGACTTCGATCTGGACGACATCACGGAAGTCGTGGGTGGTTTCATGCGAATGGCGATTGCGATGTACCCATACGACCTCAGCGACTGGCAATGCGACGTGCGTGCTTTTGGTGTTATCGCATGGGATAGTGGCAGAGGCGACATCGCCATCTATTGCCATGATGATGATCAGTCAAAAGTGTTCATGCAGAACTCCATTCTTGAGATCT contains these protein-coding regions:
- a CDS encoding LysR family transcriptional regulator; the protein is MIDLRLLRQFVAVAEELHFHRAAARLHMSQPPLTAAMRRLEDDVGTRLIVRGNRTLGLTAAGQTLLVEARATLQQAGQALQRTREAAAGQIGSLRVGYVGSALYGRLPGLIRQFRQAFPQVQLHLHEATSRQQQQWLREERIDLGVLIPPIPSTELALQGFDQDRLAIALPRTHPLAECPALTVAMLAEQPFVSWPAGEGIGFHAQVLGLCTTAGFTPRVVQEAQGMHAVLSLVAVDAGVAIVPASMASFRPQEVVYRVIDGAEAAFELQFCTRQGVAGPVLQHFLALAAQQHLS
- a CDS encoding GFA family protein, giving the protein MGITSVAGVAVQARHRATCHCGAVELLLDLPDGIVDPRRCDCSMCRRRGAIAASVTREGLQVVRGQDHLRLYQFNTHVAEHYFCGICGIYTHHRRRSKPDQYGYNVACLEGIDPFALGIIPVNDGVNHPADQTA
- a CDS encoding DUF4105 domain-containing protein, which produces MALLALWMAGLFAYQLPGPGWLSAGVAGLWLLAALWTSWTVARGMQTRRWSGFYVASVVLAGLWWLLLTPRQDRDWADDVAQRLHVASFDGRHVVLDNVRDFTWRSETDYDARWVRREYDLDQLRSADLVLSYWMGPAIAHTLVSFGFDDGRHLVFSLEIRKERGESFSALGGFFRRFEMTLVASEETDILRTRTNARGEDVYLYRLHGLDRSQLKALFAAYLDEARQLDAAPAFYNTATSNCTTIVFDLARHIAPGLPLDYRLLLSGYLAEYAQDVGALAPGVPYAELQAKGRITERALQMAPGDNFSAVIRRGIPGTGQDPQP
- a CDS encoding alpha/beta hydrolase, whose amino-acid sequence is MTFVSPIRWQRVLPALLAVCVLLASSGCAMVTVKQVASSDSLVNKRADVLNTGKLSPASRETLSAAGLDESQCEKDFLVCRSTLLMTDDLNVEQRLSTLSELWVKAALALTPKKHAAGEPPMSDAALDAWLEAARYGYAYLFFSGRSPSDRAFEDRQTQVRDYYNYAAEKAAVVLFARARAAALAGEDYTRPMSAGSWTLAANYQQLALKSIPSQLVPAGTVSFVGLRSTYRRDGFGAELVMVMDPPKLVVPVVAADGPKAEPAADDDDAARGRRHRHDDGVPEFSEMSSINVTALLRFEGDSLDDVMRTRRVELDAYSPEATERITLHGEQVPLAGNFTAAYGLWLAQSGFATQSLRTLFGLSEGIGEPHIYLMQPWDPNRRIIFMLHGLASSPEAWVNLANEIMGDPELRRQFQVWQVYYPTNAPIALNRYEIATAFNDTLKHFDPNGSTRASKDMVYIGHSMGGVLARLLVSDSGDVLWNDLLANYDLKGERLKRVQSKLGPLLHFKAQPEVERAIFIAAPHQGTDIAGNKVGRLIGRLVRLPLTILGKFEDVFLALAQAEQQVDGTAKPKIPNSIDNLKASDPFVKAAAQLPIEPGLKYHSIIAQRKPELPLEKSDDGLVPYWSAHLPGAQSEKVIISGHSVQESPQAVLEVRRILHRDIDEVGADESP
- a CDS encoding MFS transporter, whose product is MLRPSPPDDKRGPSTRLRMNTPSTAPATATAAPDSILSPAHRGTTVGMVVLVALLAFEALAVAAAMPTVAEALDGLRLYALAFGGTLATSVVGMTVAGRWTDRSGPARPLWWGLACFVLGLLLAGLATRMGVLVAGRLLQGLGSGAISVALYVMVGRNYPEALRPKVFAAFSAGWVVPSMVGPALSGMIVQHLGWRWVFLVVPLLAIPAALMLRPALARQAPVETRDGDDGGDVVRWAAGASLAALLLYFGGQQQGVSALACMAVAVASLLLCGHRLLPPGTLRLRRGLPSVIALRGVAAAAFFACEAYLPLLLQRERGLSPSWAGAVLSLGALGWFSGSWLQGHQQRGWSRQQLLRVGTVLMTLGITATLAVLFNAVPLPVALAGWTLTGFGMGMIYASLSVLTLSLSAPQEQGRNSSALQLSEALCVATALALSGALFALFVETAPHTGYVLCLAITVGLAVLATVVARRV
- the soxR gene encoding redox-sensitive transcriptional activator SoxR, giving the protein MQEQELSVGDVARRSGVAVSALHFYERKGLISSLRTAGNQRRYARDVLRRLAVIRVAQRVGMPLEAVARAFETLPQGRAPTKADWARLSARWQQELEERIHMLQLLRDELTGCIGCGCLSLKRCRLANPDDVLGERGDGPMRWG